AACTTGGATGGGTTTCCTGGTAATGGTTGGGCATATTCCTACTttgcagaaattgaagatttggCTCCCGAAGACACAAGGAAATTCAGGCTGGTGCTCCCAGGCGCGCCTGATATCAGCAAAGCTGTTGTCAATATAATGGAAAATGCTCAAGGCAAATATCGCCTGTATGAGCCAGGATTTGAGAACCTAACCCTCCCATTTGTACTGTCCTTTAGGTTTGGGCGGACAATAGATTCTTCAAAGGGTCCACTATTGAATGCCATGGAGATAAACAAGTATGTGAAGAAAATCGATGGTTCTCCAGATGGTGGGTCCCTTGATCAATTTCCATTGAGTTTGTTACCGTTTGCAAGATTGTTGCTAATGCAATGATCATATTATGATTTATCACACTTGGTGTGGGCTTGTAGAGCCCTGTTTCTGGCACATCTAAATTATTATGCTAAATCCACCCTTTGTCAGCATGATATATGTAGTTTTATTGATTTAACTTAAGGTTTTTCCATGAGCTGCAGGAGGAGTTATTGCTAGCATAATTTCACCCTATACCTCAGCTGCTTGGGCACAGGAAGGTGGAGACCCGTGCCTGCCAGTTCCATGGACATGGGTGCACTGCAGCTCAGATTCACCTCCACTGATAACTGCAGTGTATATGTCTACTTCTTGTGATGTGCTTGTGTGAACACATTTTCTTATTCTAGGAGCATGTCAACGCTGTATGAACGACCAAGTTTTGAAGTTATAAATTGTATTTCTGCAGCAAATTGTCTGGTCAGAATTTGACCGGAAACATTCCTTCAGACATTACAAAATTGAGCAGCTTGGTTGAGCTGTAAGTTTATGTAGAAATTCCCTTTTCACTCGATAGTAGTTGATTTCTTTTCGATGTCTATGCTCGAACTTTTCATGCCAAATGTTGAAGTATGCCTTGGCCTATTTTCTGAAGGTGGCTCGATGGGAATGCACTCACTGGTTCAATACCCGATCTTTCTTCATGCGTGAACCTGGAGATCATGTAAGCTCCATGGATTGTCCTCTTTGAATGGACTTAGATAATTTAATGCTGATGAATCTCTTTTGTGATAGTCATCTTGAGAACAACCAATTGACTGGTGAGCTGCCTTCTTCTCTCGCGACTCTGCCAAAGTTGAAGGAACTGTAAGCATTCTTAAACTTACATGAGGATTTCTCATTTACCATGGCGACAATTCAAAGAACTAGTGTATCGTCTTTCTGAATTTCACATGTGGATCTGACCGATATGTGATTCTCAGGCCTCGAATGAAGTATTGATATAATTTTTGATTAGTGAACAGTTTTCTGCTATGACTTTTGTGCTGTGTCTGAGTAAAAACCTTATGCACATGCTAAATTTGATGGCTGTAGGTACCTCCAGAATAACAAGTTATCAGGCACAGTGCCATCTGGTCTTCTCAACAAAAAATTGAATCTGAAGTGGGTACAGCCTCTGATAAGTCTTACTGCGATGCTGAATGCTCCTGCAATCATGCACACATCACACTTTATCTCATTACATTTAACTTAAATCGAGTTATTCCGTGTATGTTGGCCTAATTGCAAAGGGCCAACAAAAGCAAgggaaactttttatttttgttggcATGATGCAGTAGATAATGCCAAAATTATGGCTGTTGGCCAGACCACACAACACACTGTTACTTTGTCATAAAAATTATCCAGTATTTACTGTTGGCCTCATTAATTTGACTGAAAGGTTTCTCAGACGTGGGTAACAGATGTTTTGGAGCTCAGATCCTTATCTAGCTAAAAGTATTATGTGTCATTCTGTAGCATTGTGTCGGGGTTAGCCTTTTGATCTGTGGAGATCCTTCATTCTGTCACCTGCTTTCATTTTGTAGTTACCAGATTAACTTTTGATCAGTTGATTATGGCAAAGCAAACGGCTTGTTCTCTTGCTAAGCTTTTGGTGGTACTATGCCTTCTAATTGCTTCAATCTATGATTGAAGCTGCCACAATCTTTTGCAGAACAATATAATCATCTTTATATAATTTATACGTCTCTCATAGTGAAAGGATGTCTCTTAGAGATccatattttaggatttttattttcataccCAGATTTTTAGGCGCAGTTTGTGTTTTGGCGCCAGATGTGGGATTACAGCACTACAGATAGCTTCTACTGCCAAATTATCTCGAtgctttttcacattttcttgaaatctttCTTTTAACCCTGTAGATATTTATATCTGGACTTGGTTCATCATTCTTTACTGAGTTTTTACTTTTCCGTACTTTTTACTGCACCTGTATCCTTGTCAATTATTTACCAGTAGCTTCTTAACACTGTTCTCAACAGTTACACTGGAAATATGAATCTTCATGAAGGAGGGAAAAGTGGAAGCCAGACTAAGATTATCATTGGTTCATCAGTCGGAGCTGCTGTTCTCCTGGTAGCCACAATTGCCTCCTGTCTCTTCATacggaaaggaaagagaaattcTAAGCATGGTATGAGTTTGGAGCAATCAAGAGAATGACGTATCCATCTTGTTGTGTTGACCTCTCTATTCTgcaatattcttattttttcgTGAAATCTTTGCTAGATGACAATGTGCAAATATTGCCGACGCAGCGGCTAGTTTCTTCCTTGAGTAATGCTCCTACAGAAGCTGCTCATTGCTTTATGCTatcagaaattgaagaagctACAAACAGATTTGAGAGAAAAATTGGTTCTGGAGGATTTGGAGTTGTCTTTTATGGGAGACTGATAGATGGAAGAGAAATTGCAGTCAAGGTTCTGACTAGTGATTCCTATCAAGGAAAGCGAGAGTTCTCAAATGAGGTAATTGTACCAAATTTTGAACCCTTTATGTTTAGGGATGCTTAGTAGTCTCTGCCGGGATCTGCCACATGAATTTGTCACGAGTTAATGTGCTTTTCTTTACCCACAAGGAGTAAGCACATGCTACTACTGGGATCTTCTTGACTAAACTCAAATCCCTAGGGGAGTGAGTAATGAAATAACTCCTTGCCTGTTTAATGGGAATTCAGTATATTTACCTTTTCTTGTCCTTAAATTTTAGTAGCTGCAAAGTCTTTTGTGTTGATGTTTCTGaagcatttttctttgaattactATCTGAATATCATCCAACCCTTTGTCACTTAGattaattttcatgaaactAGTACTCTGCACTGACAAAATTGTCATTAGCATCAGTTATCAGCTACATCGTCTAACTAATGCTGTATGTGATCTAGGTGACTCTTCTTTCAAGAATACATCACAGGAATTTGGTACAATTCCTTGGATATTGCCAAGAAGACGGGAAAAACATGCTGGTTTACGAGTTCATGCATAATGGAACCCTTAAAGAGCACCTATATGGTAAGCTCATACGCTTTCGTCATGCCGTGAGCCTCTGTTATCACGTGTCTATATTAATTCTATATATATGTATCTCTAAGGTCCATTGACTCATGAGTGGaattttaattggatcaaaCGCCTTGAGATTGCTGAAGATGCTGCAAGAGGTCGGTAGTCCTCTATAAACTGGTTTAATTCCCCATAGAAGTCATTTTAGCTACCAAAGTTGGTAATCTTATTCATTGTGTTCAGGGATCGAGTACCTTCACACTGGATGTGTTCCAGCCATCATACATAGAGATTTGAAAAGTAGCAACATTCTTGTGGACAGCAACTTGAGAGCAAAAGTTTCAGATTTTGGTCTCTCAAAATCTCAAGTTGATGGAGTCTCCCATGTCTCAAGTGTGGTTCGAGGAACTGTTGGGTATCTGGACCCCGAGTAAGGCATCTTTTTGGTCACGCCTTCTGTTTTTCAATGGATATATAGttttttgaagttgaagcaagTTAATATGGTGTCATTATGTCTTCATGCATTTTTATCTTTGAATTGGGAATACATCACCTTGGGCATGTTTTGAAAAATCTGACTAGGCAAGCTTTGCACTTATTCATGAATGTGTCTCGGCCTCCTCACTTTCCCTTCTTTGATAATTATAAGATCTGTTGAGAAGCATATTCCATGAAATTGCATTCTTTGTGCTAGCTCTACGCTCCACATGTGAAGACTTTGTGTTTGTGTCTTGCCTTATCATTCTTCTGGGCTCAATGCTCCTACTCTCACCCCAACGAGGAGATGCAGTTGTCTCCACTTTGTACCTTAAGGCCATTAGAAAATGATGTTCATTGGCAAATTGCATTCGCAACTTATCTAACACCACTCACCAATGCAACTTCCAAGCCCATATGAGTTTGACTCATACTCACTTATGAAGCTGCTATGTCATTGAAGGAAACCTTATTCTGTTAGTGTGGATTGTTCCAGAGGGAAAATGGTAGCAAACTAATTGATGCAATCGTATACTATGTAAATGCATTGGCTGCTAAGCAGCCCCTTGTGCTAGAACTTCAGGCATACAATGTTAACTGGACTTTGATTTTTAGAATCAGACACTTTGTATGTGTACTTTTATAAGCATATGCATGAGTTGGTACTCTTCCCTAATTTTGTTGATGCTTTTGCATGTACATTATATAGTTTAATGATATAAGTGACTAGTTGGTTGTAAAATTATGTGGGTTTACAGCCAAtagttctaaaagcttaaactaatcGATAGAGGGAGCCCACATGCATATAAGGCCCATTGATATACCATGGACAAGTAACGTGGGATATTTTAATGTGGAATTGACAAGGGGAGGGCCCCACACATGGCATAAACTGAGGTGAAATTTGGCTCTACTATAATGTTAAGTCCAACATAAAATGCTTAAGTTGTTAGAAGAGAGCatggtttaatatttttgtactcTTAACACTCTCCCTTACATGGTGGTTGGACTTTGACCTAAGACTTaagcatgaaaatatataatcgGGGAGGTAAATGGCGGCtacaaaaatttgaattcagGACCTCTCATTCTAGTACTATGTAAAGCTTGAACTATGAGAAAATggcataatttaatttaatggtTCTCTTCTTATCTTTGTGGGAATTTGACAGGTATTACATCTCCCAGCAATTGACAGATAAGAGTGATGTCTATAGTTTCGGCGtcattcttcttgaattgatatCAGGTCGAGAAGCAATTTCTAACGAAAGCTTCGGTGTGAACTGTCGCAACATAGTCCAGTGGGTAAGTCCAGTGTAATAAGTACTATGAAACcttcatttttaatttcaaagCAAAATCCGGCACGTGTATGTTCCTTCACATGTTGTACTCTCTAATTATAGGCGAGACTACACATAGAGAGTGGGGACATCCAAGGCATCATCGATCCGAACCTACGTGAGGACTATGACATCCAGTCGATGTGGAAGATAGCGGAGAAGGCTCTGATGTGCGTCCAGCCCCACGGGCACATGAGGCCATCGATCTCGGAGGTTCTCAAGGAGATCCAAGACGCATTGTTGATCGAGAGAGAAGCCTTGGCGGCACGAGAGGGCCTGTCGGATCTGTCGAGGAACTCGTTCCACTCGTCTGTCAACATGGATGCCTTTGATATTCCTGGGACTGAGAACTACGTAGCGATCGACGAGTCTATTGCGCAGCCAACTGCTCGGTAGAgcttcatcttctctttcttttaatcCCTTGTGATGTTTCCTCTTCATTCTTGGGAGCGGCTGGTGATTGTATTCCTTGTTGTCTGGGGTTAAGGTTGAAGTATCTGGTGATCATGATTAGAATTGCCTGCCTAGTTGATCTACCCCGGTGAACCGTGGTGAGATCTCTTTCTGTCGGTTGGCTATATCAAGATATGTGCTAGCTAGCCCAGTTGATACGCTTGGTTATATAAAGATAAGGGTTTAGCCCAGAACATTTAAGTGGGAATTGTTTTCTATCACTCTTACTCGACGCCATGGTTCGAGTAATTATATCTGTGCATTCTCTTGATTCCAATGCTGAAAGCAAAATCCTGGTGGAATGATGAACTGCCACACCTGATTGGAGTTGGGATTATTCGGGTATTCATAGAGTCTTGCtgataaaaaggggaaaaaatgatTATTGTGTCAGATGGACTCCCAGGTTTTAAAAATGATGTTAATATGTAATGActcatgtaataaatttataattcattAAGTGATATGATATATTCTTTGTGGGTTGGCTTTCTGACGGATGCTTTTGTCTTGTCATTTAGTAAACCAATTTCATAAACAAGTCCTACCGTCCCTAGCATTTTGCTTTTGCTACGTGTTGGGTCCTAATGAGCAATGCTGGAGATACAAAAATTGCTCTGCTAGATTGATTTACTAAGTGGTGGCGCAAGTCTCTAAGTGGATATTAAATTTAGTGGGCGTTGaagcatttaaatattaaattttatgcTCATCTAGGGCCTAAGGTAATGACCTCAGGTGGCATGATCCTGTTGACCCCAAAGTCGAGGTCGTGTGACCCCAGTAAGGGCCGCCCGTGCAACCTCAGTGAGGGGTGCCTAAGGTCGCATGAGGTGGAAATAGCGAGGGTAAACATTAAATTTCGAGAGTTTATCAAGAGGGAAGTCGGAAGAAAAAAACTGAATAGTATTTCATAAATGCTTGAAGCCCAAAGCTTGGTAGAACTTGTATTGAGCTAAGGG
The sequence above is drawn from the Eucalyptus grandis isolate ANBG69807.140 chromosome 11, ASM1654582v1, whole genome shotgun sequence genome and encodes:
- the LOC104426534 gene encoding probable LRR receptor-like serine/threonine-protein kinase At1g67720, with product MGRGLFLFLLVFCTSVLMELSTAQMPGFVSLDCGGSQSFTDEIGLEWTPDDHFTFGERTNVSLTNETRTQYTTLRYFPADDRKYCYTLNVTTRTRYLIRATFLYGDFDSNNVYPNFEISLGPTFWSTIVISDASTIEVRELIFLASDPTISVCLSNATTGNPFISTLELRQFNGSMYFTGFENQFYLSTSARINFGAESEEPVRYPDDPFDRIWESDSVKRANYLVDVASGTKKVSTQLPIDVNRDERPPQKVMQTAVVGTNGSLTYRLNLDGFPGNGWAYSYFAEIEDLAPEDTRKFRLVLPGAPDISKAVVNIMENAQGKYRLYEPGFENLTLPFVLSFRFGRTIDSSKGPLLNAMEINKYVKKIDGSPDGGVIASIISPYTSAAWAQEGGDPCLPVPWTWVHCSSDSPPLITAVKLSGQNLTGNIPSDITKLSSLVELWLDGNALTGSIPDLSSCVNLEIIHLENNQLTGELPSSLATLPKLKELYLQNNKLSGTVPSGLLNKKLNLNYTGNMNLHEGGKSGSQTKIIIGSSVGAAVLLVATIASCLFIRKGKRNSKHDDNVQILPTQRLVSSLSNAPTEAAHCFMLSEIEEATNRFERKIGSGGFGVVFYGRLIDGREIAVKVLTSDSYQGKREFSNEVTLLSRIHHRNLVQFLGYCQEDGKNMLVYEFMHNGTLKEHLYGPLTHEWNFNWIKRLEIAEDAARGIEYLHTGCVPAIIHRDLKSSNILVDSNLRAKVSDFGLSKSQVDGVSHVSSVVRGTVGYLDPEYYISQQLTDKSDVYSFGVILLELISGREAISNESFGVNCRNIVQWARLHIESGDIQGIIDPNLREDYDIQSMWKIAEKALMCVQPHGHMRPSISEVLKEIQDALLIEREALAAREGLSDLSRNSFHSSVNMDAFDIPGTENYVAIDESIAQPTAR